Proteins from one Patescibacteria group bacterium genomic window:
- the atpB gene encoding F0F1 ATP synthase subunit A, with amino-acid sequence MTEISIKAEELFHIGTFSVTNSFLLSVITLVVLLFVAMLVYRKISIIPGKLQSMFELLMEWLLGVMDSVFGNRHASEKYFPLIATIFLFIMISNWFGLLPIVGSLGIHAVHDGHHLFVPLLRAPAADLNFTIALAIISVFSIQFFGVLAIGFTRHFSKYFTLKNPILTFVGLLEFIAEFVKIISFSFRLFGNVFAGEVLLIIIGFLVPYGVPLPFLFLEVFVGFIQAFIFAMLTMVFVAMAVNKEASH; translated from the coding sequence ATGACTGAAATCTCCATCAAAGCAGAGGAACTTTTTCATATCGGCACATTTTCTGTGACGAATTCTTTTTTGCTTTCGGTCATTACGCTTGTCGTTTTGTTATTTGTAGCAATGCTCGTATATAGAAAGATTTCGATTATACCTGGCAAGCTACAGAGTATGTTTGAGCTTTTGATGGAGTGGCTCTTGGGTGTCATGGATTCGGTTTTTGGCAACCGTCATGCCTCAGAAAAATATTTTCCACTTATCGCGACTATTTTTTTGTTTATCATGATTTCCAATTGGTTCGGCCTTTTGCCCATCGTGGGTTCGCTGGGCATTCATGCGGTACATGATGGCCATCATCTGTTTGTGCCACTCTTGCGTGCGCCGGCGGCTGATCTTAATTTCACCATCGCGCTCGCTATCATATCAGTATTCTCGATACAATTCTTTGGCGTACTCGCCATAGGTTTTACGCGTCACTTTTCAAAATATTTTACACTCAAAAACCCCATACTGACCTTTGTGGGTCTCCTTGAATTTATCGCTGAATTTGTTAAGATAATCTCATTCTCGTTTCGACTCTTCGGCAATGTATTTGCGGGCGAGGTGCTGCTCATCATTATCGGATTTTTGGTACCGTACGGTGTGCCGCTCCCGTTTCTTTTCCTTGAAGTTTTTGTAGGATTTATTCAGGCGTTTATTTTCGCCATGCTGACAATGGTTTTTGTCGCGATGGCGGTAAACAAAGAAGCATCCCACTAA
- the atpG gene encoding ATP synthase F1 subunit gamma, which produces MESLQSLKTRKAAVKNVGTITKAMEVVSATKMRKSQEVALRTRPYAIEALRLLRKVAKLAGETPWTTARPVKKTLIVVMASDRGLTGAFNAQVLRAAEILINRESAKNPVAILAIGKKVERYAQMRGLELAGSFSGFGDIVAFDEVAHVAGVVVRGFAGQEWDRVLTISTHFRTTLKQDVSVREFLPTNFEKLEETIREITPERGRYAQIAKDTARDISDISYILEPSPQVLFDILMPYLLRMQVYHLVLEANASEHSARRVAMKTASDNADDLASALTLSYNKARQAAITKEIIEITGTQNALENA; this is translated from the coding sequence ATGGAATCGCTCCAAAGTCTTAAAACACGCAAAGCCGCCGTAAAAAATGTCGGTACCATCACCAAGGCGATGGAGGTGGTGTCAGCGACCAAAATGCGCAAATCCCAAGAGGTAGCACTCCGCACGCGTCCGTATGCTATCGAGGCGTTGCGACTTTTGCGTAAGGTAGCAAAACTCGCAGGCGAGACACCGTGGACGACTGCGCGTCCCGTCAAAAAAACACTCATCGTAGTGATGGCGTCTGATAGGGGGCTCACGGGCGCGTTCAACGCTCAGGTGTTGCGTGCTGCTGAAATTCTTATCAACAGAGAATCAGCAAAAAATCCCGTAGCGATTTTGGCTATTGGCAAAAAAGTAGAGCGCTACGCGCAAATGCGCGGACTCGAGCTTGCTGGTAGTTTTTCAGGATTTGGCGACATCGTCGCGTTTGATGAGGTGGCACATGTAGCTGGTGTGGTAGTGCGCGGATTTGCCGGTCAGGAGTGGGATCGTGTACTTACCATCTCTACGCATTTCCGTACAACCCTCAAACAAGATGTGTCGGTACGCGAGTTCTTACCGACCAATTTTGAAAAGTTAGAGGAAACCATTCGTGAGATTACACCCGAGCGTGGCCGATACGCCCAGATAGCAAAAGATACGGCGCGCGATATCAGCGATATTTCATATATCCTTGAACCGTCACCACAAGTTTTATTTGATATACTGATGCCATATTTGCTCCGCATGCAGGTGTATCATTTGGTGTTAGAGGCAAACGCGTCGGAGCATTCAGCCCGTCGTGTCGCTATGAAGACCGCATCGGACAACGCTGACGATCTTGCGAGCGCCCTGACCCTTTCATATAACAAAGCGCGGCAGGCAGCTATCACTAAAGAAATCATCGAGATTACCGGCACACAAAATGCACTGGAGAACGCATGA
- a CDS encoding F0F1 ATP synthase subunit delta, with product MKYTPRIYAKALIESLAGASAAAHEGIIKRFFAAVRRRGDVRRVPEIIEAVRETLRRRVGGRLVEIAFARRHKKSILDSFRTLFTKHDEVVFRTEPELAAGVRITIDGEREFDQTAARRIKKLFR from the coding sequence ATGAAGTACACTCCTCGTATCTATGCCAAGGCACTTATTGAGTCACTCGCGGGCGCGTCTGCGGCGGCTCATGAAGGTATCATCAAGCGATTTTTTGCCGCGGTACGAAGACGGGGGGATGTTCGTCGCGTGCCGGAGATTATAGAGGCGGTGCGTGAGACCCTGCGCAGACGCGTGGGCGGTAGGCTTGTCGAGATAGCATTTGCACGCCGTCACAAAAAATCTATACTCGATTCGTTTCGCACCCTTTTTACAAAACATGATGAAGTAGTCTTTCGTACCGAACCCGAGCTCGCGGCTGGCGTGCGTATTACTATTGATGGTGAACGCGAGTTTGATCAGACTGCTGCGCGACGCATCAAAAAACTTTTTCGTTAA
- the atpE gene encoding ATP synthase F0 subunit C, whose amino-acid sequence MEAMSPEVVKMMSIAFIMGVGTIAPAIAIGWMGSKGVDAMGRNPEAAPKIQTAMILAIAFAEAIAIYALVVSLVIKFVE is encoded by the coding sequence ATGGAAGCAATGAGTCCCGAAGTAGTAAAAATGATGTCGATCGCATTTATCATGGGCGTAGGCACTATCGCACCCGCGATCGCAATTGGTTGGATGGGTTCTAAGGGTGTCGATGCCATGGGCCGCAACCCTGAGGCAGCACCAAAGATTCAGACTGCCATGATCTTGGCAATCGCGTTCGCAGAGGCAATCGCTATTTATGCGCTTGTCGTATCGTTGGTCATCAAATTCGTCGAATAA
- a CDS encoding F0F1 ATP synthase subunit epsilon, with protein sequence MMLRILSPRGIEFEGDAKSLNAKSALGEITVLDHHHPLMTVLAKGVMTIEQVAGDRRDIPIESGFLEMNDQNELILLIN encoded by the coding sequence ATGATGTTGCGCATTCTCTCACCTCGAGGTATTGAGTTTGAAGGCGATGCTAAATCACTCAATGCAAAAAGCGCGTTAGGTGAGATCACGGTGCTCGATCACCATCATCCACTCATGACGGTACTTGCCAAGGGAGTTATGACTATCGAACAGGTGGCAGGCGACAGACGCGATATACCGATTGAATCAGGATTTTTAGAGATGAACGATCAGAACGAGCTTATATTGCTTATCAACTAA
- the atpD gene encoding F0F1 ATP synthase subunit beta, producing the protein MTNGKIIQVIGPVVDVEFPDKVKLPRLLDALVIESAGGEIVAEVARHLEPGRVRAVALSSTDGLIRGTAVRDTGAPVMVPVGKEVLGNLFDVLGRPLDAKKKDMVFEKRWPIHRAAPGLDEQSTKTEVFETGIKVIDLLAPFIKGGKIGLFGGAGVGKTVLLMELIRNVAEESGGASIFAGVGERTREGNDLYKEMQESGVLDKTALVFGQMNEVPGARLRVALTALTMAEYFRDEEQKDMLLFIDNIFRFSQAGSEVSTLLGRLPSAVGYQPTLASEMGALQERITSTKKGSITSVQAIYVPADDITDPAPAASFAHLDSTIVLSRALTEIGIYPAVDPLASSSGALDPKIVGEEHYNTARGVQQVLQRYKELQDIIAILGLEELSDEDRLLVSRARKVQRFLSQPFFVGETFTGISGQFVPLAKTIESFKAILAGEYDDKPEDFFYMKGALGEESV; encoded by the coding sequence ATCACCAACGGAAAAATTATTCAAGTTATCGGTCCTGTCGTCGATGTAGAGTTTCCTGACAAAGTAAAACTCCCGCGTTTATTGGACGCGCTTGTCATTGAGTCTGCAGGCGGCGAGATTGTAGCGGAGGTCGCGCGTCACCTCGAGCCCGGCCGCGTACGCGCGGTGGCACTTTCGAGCACAGACGGTTTGATACGCGGTACAGCGGTGCGCGATACGGGCGCGCCAGTCATGGTGCCTGTAGGCAAAGAGGTACTCGGCAATTTGTTCGATGTATTGGGCCGCCCACTCGATGCCAAGAAAAAAGACATGGTGTTTGAAAAACGCTGGCCCATTCACCGTGCCGCCCCCGGACTCGACGAGCAGTCAACCAAGACCGAAGTATTTGAAACTGGCATCAAAGTCATCGACTTGCTCGCGCCCTTTATCAAAGGTGGCAAGATCGGTCTGTTTGGCGGTGCCGGTGTAGGCAAGACCGTATTGCTTATGGAGCTCATCCGCAATGTGGCCGAAGAGTCAGGCGGCGCGTCAATATTTGCGGGGGTAGGCGAACGCACACGCGAGGGCAATGACTTGTATAAAGAAATGCAGGAGTCAGGTGTTCTCGATAAAACCGCGCTCGTCTTCGGTCAGATGAATGAAGTACCCGGTGCGCGCTTGCGTGTGGCACTCACCGCACTCACCATGGCTGAATATTTTCGTGATGAAGAACAAAAAGACATGCTGTTGTTTATCGACAATATTTTTCGTTTTAGTCAGGCGGGCTCCGAGGTATCGACATTGTTGGGTCGTCTGCCGTCTGCGGTAGGATACCAACCAACGCTCGCATCCGAGATGGGCGCATTACAGGAACGCATTACATCGACCAAAAAAGGTTCAATCACATCCGTGCAGGCGATTTATGTACCGGCAGATGACATTACGGATCCAGCGCCTGCCGCGTCATTTGCGCACCTTGATTCGACCATTGTACTCTCCCGCGCACTTACTGAGATCGGTATCTATCCCGCGGTCGATCCGCTTGCATCATCATCAGGCGCGCTCGATCCCAAGATCGTAGGTGAAGAGCACTACAATACGGCGCGTGGTGTACAGCAGGTGCTCCAGCGTTATAAAGAACTCCAAGATATCATCGCCATCTTGGGTCTTGAAGAACTCTCTGACGAAGATCGACTCTTGGTATCGCGCGCACGCAAGGTTCAGCGCTTTTTGTCTCAGCCATTTTTTGTGGGCGAGACATTCACCGGCATCTCAGGTCAGTTTGTACCGCTCGCCAAAACAATCGAGAGTTTCAAAGCAATATTGGCAGGCGAGTATGATGACAAGCCCGAAGACTTCTTCTATATGAAGGGCGCGCTCGGCGAGGAGTCTGTATGA
- the atpA gene encoding F0F1 ATP synthase subunit alpha — protein MQYDLVEKLKKEIAGFRDEPSLEAVGTVVEAGDGITKISGLSKAQSQELLVVETPDGDIFAVAFNLEEHFIGAVLLGEPTAVRVGAKVRGTGAILSIPVGKEMIGRAVSPLGVAVDGKGALFKDIDDAETAPLERKAPSVVARESVNVPLHTGIKAIDAMIPIGRGQRELIIGDRQTGKTAIAIDTILNQKNESNRPICIYVAIGQKSAKIARIIRVLEEADALKYTIVVSAPASAPAALQYLAPFAGCAIGEYFMDQGKDVLVVYDDLSKHADAYRELSLLLRRPPGREAYPGDIFFLHSRLLERAARLSREFGGGSLTALPIIETKLGDISAYVPTNVISITDGQIYLESDLFTKGLRPAVNVGLSVSRVGSAAQTKAIKKVAGRLRLELAQFRELEAFVQFASDLDDATKAKIHRGQILTEVLKQSDLQPLAFEREAVILFAALGGYVDEIPRPRIKEFEAGLLQYIESMQGDIFTKIASTRMIDDETEAALVGAIKSFIEVFTK, from the coding sequence ATGCAATACGACCTTGTTGAAAAACTAAAAAAAGAAATCGCCGGTTTTCGTGACGAACCTAGCTTGGAGGCGGTAGGTACGGTCGTAGAAGCTGGTGACGGCATCACTAAAATTTCAGGGCTTTCCAAAGCACAATCGCAAGAGCTTTTGGTCGTCGAGACGCCCGACGGTGATATTTTTGCTGTCGCGTTTAACCTCGAAGAACATTTTATCGGTGCGGTGTTGCTCGGTGAGCCGACTGCTGTGCGCGTTGGCGCAAAGGTACGCGGTACGGGTGCGATCCTTTCGATCCCTGTCGGCAAAGAGATGATCGGTCGCGCCGTCAGTCCGTTGGGAGTTGCCGTCGACGGCAAAGGCGCACTTTTCAAAGATATTGATGATGCAGAAACCGCGCCACTCGAGCGCAAGGCACCATCAGTCGTCGCGCGTGAATCAGTCAATGTGCCATTACATACCGGCATCAAAGCTATCGATGCGATGATCCCGATTGGTAGAGGGCAGCGCGAGCTTATTATTGGCGATCGTCAGACTGGTAAGACCGCGATTGCTATCGATACTATTTTAAATCAGAAAAATGAATCAAATCGCCCCATTTGTATCTATGTAGCGATCGGTCAGAAGAGCGCAAAGATCGCGCGCATCATACGCGTACTCGAAGAAGCTGACGCGCTTAAATATACTATTGTGGTTTCTGCACCGGCATCAGCTCCTGCGGCATTGCAGTATTTAGCACCATTCGCTGGGTGTGCTATCGGCGAATATTTTATGGATCAGGGTAAAGATGTGCTGGTTGTTTATGACGATCTTTCAAAACACGCTGACGCGTATCGCGAGCTCTCGCTCTTGTTGCGCCGTCCGCCAGGACGCGAGGCGTATCCAGGTGATATTTTCTTTTTGCATTCGCGTTTACTTGAACGAGCCGCGCGTCTCTCGCGCGAGTTTGGTGGCGGGTCGCTGACTGCGCTCCCCATCATCGAGACCAAGCTCGGTGACATCTCGGCGTATGTGCCTACCAATGTCATCTCCATCACTGACGGGCAGATTTATCTTGAATCCGATTTGTTTACCAAGGGTTTGCGCCCCGCGGTCAATGTAGGTCTTTCGGTCTCGCGTGTGGGATCTGCAGCACAAACTAAGGCGATCAAAAAAGTAGCAGGCCGTTTGCGTCTTGAGCTCGCGCAATTTCGTGAGCTTGAGGCCTTTGTGCAGTTTGCATCTGACCTCGATGATGCTACCAAAGCAAAAATTCACCGTGGGCAGATTTTGACCGAAGTGCTCAAGCAGTCTGATCTCCAACCGCTCGCGTTTGAGCGCGAAGCGGTTATCTTGTTTGCCGCACTCGGTGGGTATGTCGATGAGATTCCACGCCCTCGCATTAAAGAGTTTGAGGCGGGCTTGTTGCAGTATATCGAATCAATGCAAGGCGATATTTTCACAAAGATCGCGTCAACTCGTATGATTGATGACGAGACCGAAGCCGCGCTGGTGGGTGCTATCAAATCGTTTATAGAAGTGTTTACAAAATAA
- a CDS encoding SulP family inorganic anion transporter, giving the protein MERHTPSGFSHFFAEAKHNWKAALTVSLVAIPLSISLAVAAGATPTQGIVTAIWAGVIAGIFGGSNYNITGPTGALSGLLATFVFIHGANSLWLLSMLVGALILVAWFFRLERYLIYIPANTIQGFTLGVAFIIGLNQFNFAFGLSGLPKHEAFIDNLIESFRHIGDSSLAAILTFATFFFLMFTIERVWKKIPKMPHLPAAVILTPFGILLGYLSATGTVALGLQTLGMRYADIAPRLFLPYSFQFHIDRSLFVVATTIALIAILETMLSAKIADGMTKTKHNKRNEMLGLGLANLASGFAGGIPATAALARTALNIKSGGTHKSSAVMSSLFVALISFALLSSFQYIPLAVIAAILVTVAVRMVEREHFRRMWVIDKKSFIISLVVASITIYEDPIAGILVGAAVSLVLFLDTLSRGQFDLVINDTNKKIVGRLSGHDIGQITQNSHTLVYSIKGHLTYVDSQAHISRFELNLNGYENIILRLRELYFVDLDGVDAFDEIISIIEQRGRKVYITGANDLTIHILRQSHAFKRLEKNDQVFPHTADALEKLGFDLNVAHEYQ; this is encoded by the coding sequence ATGGAAAGACATACGCCTTCAGGATTTTCCCATTTTTTTGCAGAAGCAAAGCACAATTGGAAAGCCGCGCTTACAGTCTCGCTGGTCGCTATTCCTCTTTCTATATCACTCGCAGTTGCTGCAGGAGCTACACCAACCCAAGGCATCGTGACCGCTATCTGGGCGGGTGTCATCGCAGGTATTTTTGGTGGCAGTAATTACAATATTACCGGTCCCACGGGCGCGCTCTCGGGCTTACTAGCAACATTTGTATTTATACACGGCGCCAATAGTTTGTGGCTTCTCTCAATGCTGGTTGGAGCGCTTATCTTGGTGGCGTGGTTTTTTCGCTTGGAACGTTATTTGATCTATATCCCCGCAAACACTATACAAGGGTTTACACTCGGTGTTGCCTTTATCATTGGGCTCAATCAGTTTAACTTTGCGTTCGGGCTGTCAGGACTTCCCAAGCATGAAGCTTTTATCGACAACCTTATTGAATCTTTCCGCCACATCGGCGATTCGTCTCTTGCTGCTATTCTCACTTTCGCCACTTTCTTTTTTTTAATGTTTACGATCGAGCGCGTTTGGAAGAAGATACCGAAAATGCCGCATTTGCCCGCGGCTGTTATTTTGACGCCTTTCGGTATTCTTCTCGGATATTTGTCTGCAACAGGTACAGTAGCTTTGGGGTTACAAACACTCGGCATGCGCTATGCTGATATTGCTCCACGGCTTTTCTTGCCGTATTCTTTTCAATTCCACATTGACCGATCTTTGTTTGTTGTCGCGACGACGATCGCGCTTATCGCTATTTTAGAGACCATGCTTTCGGCAAAAATCGCTGATGGCATGACCAAGACCAAGCACAACAAACGCAATGAAATGTTGGGGTTGGGCCTCGCAAACCTTGCATCAGGATTCGCCGGTGGCATTCCCGCTACTGCCGCTCTCGCGCGTACCGCGCTCAATATCAAAAGCGGCGGCACACACAAGTCATCCGCGGTGATGAGCTCGTTGTTCGTGGCCCTTATCTCGTTTGCGCTTTTATCGTCGTTTCAATATATACCGCTCGCGGTAATCGCGGCGATATTGGTGACAGTCGCGGTGCGTATGGTTGAGCGCGAGCATTTCCGCCGCATGTGGGTGATTGATAAAAAGAGTTTTATCATCTCGCTTGTGGTCGCCAGCATCACTATTTATGAAGATCCAATCGCTGGTATCTTGGTGGGTGCTGCGGTGTCGCTCGTACTCTTTCTTGATACGCTCTCGCGCGGTCAGTTTGATCTTGTAATCAACGATACCAACAAAAAAATCGTAGGCCGGCTCTCTGGTCATGACATTGGCCAGATCACACAAAACTCTCACACGCTGGTATATTCTATCAAGGGGCATTTGACCTATGTTGATAGTCAGGCGCACATCTCGCGATTTGAACTCAATCTCAATGGGTATGAAAATATCATTTTGCGTCTGCGAGAATTGTATTTCGTCGATCTTGATGGAGTTGACGCGTTTGATGAAATTATCTCAATCATCGAGCAACGCGGCAGAAAAGTATATATCACCGGAGCCAATGATTTAACGATTCATATCTTGCGTCAGAGTCATGCATTCAAGAGGCTCGAAAAAAATGATCAGGTATTTCCTCATACCGCCGATGCGCTCGAAAAGCTCGGGTTTGATCTCAACGTCGCGCACGAGTATCAATAA